One stretch of Lacimicrobium alkaliphilum DNA includes these proteins:
- a CDS encoding carbon-nitrogen hydrolase family protein yields the protein MANLIALQMISTPDPQQNLQQVDKQLANLQVNEPTLVVLPECFACFGGSDKKQLELAEPPGQGPIQSALSDLARKYGIWLVAGTMPLQSQTDNNKFTASCLLFDPQGKQVAEYQKIHLFDVQVEDNTRSYKESATTQAGNKVVVVDSPFGRLGLAVCYDLRFPGLFQAMEQVDVLALPSAFTQVTGQAHWMPLLQARAIEKQCYLVAANQGGEHANGRQTYGHSVILSPWGKVLNMIRHGAGIVQASPDNEELQKIRRNMPVSQHNQFRSYSIESTG from the coding sequence ATGGCTAACCTGATTGCCTTACAGATGATTTCAACACCAGACCCGCAGCAGAATCTGCAGCAGGTGGACAAGCAACTTGCTAATCTGCAGGTGAATGAGCCGACACTGGTGGTGCTGCCAGAATGCTTCGCCTGTTTTGGCGGCAGTGATAAAAAACAACTGGAACTGGCCGAACCGCCGGGGCAGGGGCCGATTCAGTCAGCCCTGTCGGATTTGGCCAGAAAGTATGGAATCTGGCTGGTAGCCGGCACCATGCCCCTGCAATCGCAAACCGACAACAACAAATTTACGGCCTCCTGTCTGTTATTTGATCCGCAGGGAAAGCAGGTAGCTGAATATCAGAAGATCCATTTGTTTGATGTACAGGTAGAAGACAATACACGCAGCTACAAAGAATCGGCCACAACCCAGGCTGGCAACAAGGTAGTGGTGGTCGACAGTCCCTTTGGACGTCTTGGTCTGGCAGTATGTTATGATCTGCGTTTTCCGGGGCTGTTTCAGGCAATGGAGCAGGTGGATGTACTGGCGCTGCCCTCTGCATTTACTCAGGTAACCGGCCAGGCCCACTGGATGCCACTGTTGCAGGCCAGAGCCATTGAAAAACAATGTTATCTGGTAGCCGCCAATCAGGGCGGAGAACATGCCAATGGCCGCCAGACTTATGGCCACTCGGTCATTCTGTCACCCTGGGGCAAAGTGCTGAATATGATTCGCCATGGTGCAGGGATTGTTCAGGCCAGTCCGGATAACGAAGAACTGCAGAAAATCCG
- a CDS encoding YhdP family protein: protein MTTATRRPVIFYLSWTLRKIWTLSAVLLLTLAVLLSLLRLALPHMDDHKHWLESYISEQYGADLKIGSISAAWKGTGPAIVLQDIALNNQLDSPIQLNIEETQIELDFWSSLLNRRFQSQRFNLNGLTLALDIPRLEAGSSDYPVVGALKELFLEQLHRFSVNNSELFLATNRQRQKVHIEQLSWLNKDNQHQGVGLMQVAELTRNSTRFILDLQGGKDNLNGTFYADAKDLDISPWLEQLNPSDKDLAFARVNMTLWADINDSQPTSLQADINDSRFRWKDGTTLDLQLIDGNFSAKPTGSEWHYAIHDLQLQINQHEPVSLNFRGKRTALGELEMHTDRLGLGSVFPLAALFMPQQRFAELSQLDPQADITGLSVAVDGAGTALALEFKDFSTTQTALVPGLRDLSGRMDWRYNIGRLQFDAQDSTLHSELLLGNNLDYQQLAGDIYFSLEEQQLSIAAPQIHFDSKNLQLTQALHYQSGNNNLSLLTRIEEMAVEHARDYFPGELMGKGTQSYLERALVSGRIDQATVLWHGPVDQFPFAEDQGVFQARVAIKDSEFDFDPNWPSLTELDMQLLFENESLTMTSQSGKLQDLEIGEVTAVIPRLVSDAILSVDINTRSSGEHVTALMNNSQMADSLGKVLSEIQIGGDLSTSMNLEIPLSGTNVVASGIVRFADNPVYIQSLDLNLDQLTGELEFVNDKIAAEDLQARLLQSNIVVSLAGKQKKDNYSADISLAGDWDVRQLLSEQGSGLAEFVEGNADWQAELNLSLPEQGYEYEFHLQSDMAGFASALPDPFAKPLEQDKPLLINVEGDELVSNVRIQFGDRVRFNGLLPHKEMRFSRAHLALGDSSFTGMGTGFSISANLPFISAEKVYESLQALTGSIEEPEQSLLAMPERIFVNAERLDLFGGEFNRVEVNVKNTDIAWLASLNSSQSRADIEISHDWRGRGLRIDADYLNLPAWQQQTKPEPDRSNSLPPLEVNCRRCSYDGRELGKVRLKLSPASHGMQIETLDISRNGDRLTATGDWLIGDVRNETRLAGKFESDDFGALLKDFGFDAGVRDSSASMDFDLNWQQAPYEFNFATMSGDVDWRLSDGYLTEVSDKGARIFSILSLESLIRKLTLDFRDVFAKGFFYDQMGGTFQIEDGLVSTEDTLIDGSAGKMTLAGYTDLNTQAINYNIGFTPKVTSSLPVILAWMINTPAAIAALAIDEVLTSAKVISNIKYSLTGTLDEPVLEELGRDSREIQLPAKALPQEQQQNKGALEINTEEAVNG, encoded by the coding sequence GTGACCACAGCCACCCGCAGGCCGGTCATCTTCTACCTGTCCTGGACCTTAAGAAAAATCTGGACCTTAAGCGCAGTGCTACTGCTGACACTGGCAGTACTGCTCAGCCTGCTGCGCCTGGCGCTGCCGCACATGGACGACCACAAACACTGGCTTGAAAGTTATATCAGTGAGCAATATGGCGCCGATCTGAAAATTGGCAGTATCAGTGCCGCATGGAAAGGTACCGGGCCGGCCATTGTGCTACAGGATATCGCCCTGAATAACCAACTGGATTCACCGATTCAGCTGAATATCGAGGAAACCCAGATAGAACTCGACTTCTGGTCCAGCCTGCTCAACAGACGCTTTCAATCCCAGCGTTTTAATCTTAATGGCCTGACCCTGGCACTGGATATTCCACGGCTGGAAGCCGGCAGCTCTGACTACCCCGTAGTCGGTGCACTGAAAGAACTGTTTCTTGAGCAGTTGCATCGTTTCTCGGTCAATAACAGCGAGCTTTTTCTGGCCACCAACCGCCAGCGCCAGAAGGTGCATATTGAGCAGCTGAGCTGGCTGAACAAAGACAACCAGCATCAGGGCGTTGGATTAATGCAGGTGGCCGAGCTGACCCGTAACTCGACCCGTTTTATTCTCGACCTGCAGGGTGGCAAAGATAACCTTAACGGCACCTTTTACGCCGACGCCAAAGACCTGGATATTTCCCCCTGGCTTGAGCAACTGAATCCGAGCGACAAAGATCTGGCTTTTGCCCGGGTCAATATGACTCTGTGGGCAGATATTAATGACTCCCAGCCCACCTCGTTGCAGGCGGATATCAATGACAGTCGTTTTCGCTGGAAAGATGGCACTACCCTGGACCTGCAACTGATCGATGGCAACTTCAGTGCCAAACCCACAGGCTCAGAATGGCACTACGCTATCCACGATCTGCAACTGCAGATTAATCAGCACGAGCCTGTCAGTCTTAACTTCCGGGGCAAGCGCACGGCACTGGGTGAACTTGAGATGCACACAGACAGGCTCGGATTGGGATCAGTGTTCCCTCTCGCCGCCCTGTTTATGCCGCAGCAGCGTTTTGCTGAATTATCGCAGCTCGATCCACAAGCCGATATCACCGGGCTCAGCGTTGCCGTTGACGGTGCCGGTACCGCGCTGGCACTGGAATTTAAAGACTTCAGCACCACCCAGACCGCGCTGGTGCCTGGTCTGCGGGATCTGTCGGGCCGTATGGACTGGCGCTATAACATAGGTCGCCTTCAGTTTGATGCACAGGACAGCACACTGCACAGCGAATTGCTGCTTGGTAATAATCTGGATTACCAGCAACTGGCAGGGGATATTTATTTCAGCCTTGAAGAACAACAACTTAGCATTGCCGCCCCACAAATCCACTTCGACAGTAAGAATCTGCAGCTGACACAGGCCCTGCATTATCAGTCAGGTAATAACAATCTGAGTCTGCTAACACGTATTGAAGAAATGGCCGTAGAACACGCCCGGGATTATTTCCCCGGCGAGCTGATGGGAAAAGGCACTCAGTCTTATCTGGAAAGAGCTCTGGTGTCGGGCCGGATAGATCAGGCAACGGTACTTTGGCATGGGCCGGTGGATCAGTTTCCCTTTGCCGAAGACCAGGGGGTCTTTCAGGCCCGGGTAGCTATCAAAGACAGTGAATTCGACTTTGATCCCAACTGGCCGTCGCTGACTGAACTGGATATGCAATTGCTGTTTGAAAACGAGAGCCTGACCATGACCAGCCAGTCAGGCAAATTGCAGGACCTGGAGATTGGCGAGGTCACTGCAGTGATCCCACGACTGGTCAGTGATGCGATACTGTCTGTCGATATCAATACCCGCTCCAGTGGTGAGCATGTTACTGCACTGATGAATAACAGCCAGATGGCTGACTCATTGGGAAAAGTGCTGTCGGAAATTCAGATCGGGGGCGATCTGAGCACAAGCATGAATCTTGAGATCCCGCTGAGCGGCACTAACGTGGTCGCCAGCGGCATTGTCCGTTTTGCTGATAATCCGGTCTATATACAGAGCCTGGATCTGAACCTGGACCAGCTCACCGGCGAGCTTGAGTTTGTAAACGACAAAATTGCCGCCGAAGATCTGCAGGCCCGGCTGCTGCAAAGCAATATTGTTGTGAGCCTGGCCGGCAAACAGAAAAAAGACAACTATAGCGCCGACATCAGTCTTGCCGGTGACTGGGATGTGCGTCAATTGCTGAGCGAACAAGGCAGTGGTCTGGCCGAGTTTGTGGAGGGCAATGCCGACTGGCAGGCAGAGCTCAATCTCAGTCTGCCAGAGCAGGGCTATGAATATGAGTTCCACCTGCAATCTGATATGGCCGGTTTTGCCTCAGCCCTGCCCGATCCTTTCGCCAAGCCCCTGGAGCAGGACAAACCCCTGCTGATTAATGTGGAAGGTGATGAACTGGTCTCCAATGTACGCATTCAGTTTGGTGACAGGGTCAGATTCAATGGCCTGTTACCCCATAAAGAGATGCGTTTCTCACGGGCCCATCTGGCATTGGGAGACAGCAGCTTCACCGGCATGGGCACGGGCTTCAGCATTTCTGCCAACCTGCCCTTTATTAGTGCCGAAAAGGTCTATGAAAGCCTGCAGGCATTAACGGGCTCCATCGAAGAACCCGAGCAGAGCCTGCTGGCAATGCCGGAGCGGATCTTTGTTAACGCCGAGCGGTTGGATCTGTTTGGTGGCGAGTTCAACCGGGTTGAAGTCAATGTTAAGAACACCGATATCGCCTGGCTGGCCAGCCTCAATTCAAGCCAAAGCCGCGCCGATATTGAAATCAGCCATGACTGGCGCGGTCGGGGCCTGCGAATCGACGCCGATTACCTCAACCTGCCGGCCTGGCAACAACAGACAAAGCCCGAGCCCGACAGGAGTAACAGCCTGCCACCACTGGAAGTTAACTGCAGGCGGTGCAGCTACGATGGCCGTGAGCTGGGCAAGGTGCGTCTGAAACTGAGCCCTGCCAGTCACGGCATGCAGATAGAAACCCTGGATATCAGCCGCAATGGCGACCGGCTCACCGCCACGGGTGACTGGCTGATAGGTGATGTACGCAACGAAACCCGGCTGGCGGGCAAATTCGAATCCGACGATTTCGGTGCTCTGCTCAAGGACTTCGGCTTTGATGCCGGCGTACGGGACTCCTCAGCCAGTATGGATTTTGATCTGAACTGGCAACAGGCGCCTTATGAATTCAACTTTGCCACCATGAGCGGGGATGTAGACTGGCGCTTAAGCGATGGCTATCTGACTGAGGTCAGCGATAAAGGCGCACGAATATTCAGCATCCTCAGCCTTGAGTCCCTGATCCGCAAACTCACACTGGACTTTCGTGATGTGTTTGCCAAAGGTTTCTTCTATGACCAGATGGGCGGCACCTTCCAGATCGAAGATGGCCTGGTCAGCACCGAAGATACCCTGATAGATGGCTCTGCCGGCAAAATGACCCTGGCCGGATATACGGATCTCAATACCCAGGCCATCAATTACAATATCGGCTTTACCCCTAAAGTGACCTCCAGCCTGCCGGTGATTCTGGCGTGGATGATTAATACGCCGGCGGCTATTGCTGCACTGGCCATCGATGAAGTGTTAACCTCTGCCAAGGTGATATCCAATATCAAGTATTCTCTTACCGGCACCCTGGATGAGCCGGTACTAGAGGAGCTGGGCCGTGACAGCAGAGAAATTCAGCTGCCGGCCAAGGCATTACCTCAGGAACAGCAGCAGAATAAAGGCGCGCTGGAAATTAATACAGAGGAGGCAGTAAATGGCTAA
- a CDS encoding Maf family protein, translated as MLILASGSPRRAELLKQLQVPFRQLPMDVDESMLKNEDPRDYVVRLARKKAEAGRQRGGHIDPVLGADTLVVCKNRLLGKPVNEDDFKKMFALLSGATHQVMTAVALYTDHGLQHRLVLTEVSFKVLSDKEIDWYWQTGEPKDKAGGYGIQGLAGQFVTHIKGSYSAVVGLPLYETSELLRENQVL; from the coding sequence ATGTTGATTCTTGCATCTGGCTCACCCCGTCGCGCTGAGCTTCTGAAGCAGCTTCAGGTGCCTTTTCGTCAATTGCCGATGGATGTGGACGAAAGCATGCTGAAAAATGAAGACCCCCGGGATTACGTAGTCAGGCTGGCGCGCAAAAAGGCCGAAGCGGGAAGACAGAGGGGCGGTCATATTGATCCCGTACTGGGGGCCGACACCCTGGTGGTATGCAAAAACCGACTGCTGGGCAAGCCCGTTAATGAAGACGACTTTAAGAAGATGTTTGCGCTGCTAAGCGGTGCCACCCATCAGGTGATGACTGCAGTGGCCCTGTACACAGACCACGGTCTTCAGCACCGGCTGGTGCTCACCGAAGTCAGTTTCAAAGTGCTCAGCGACAAAGAAATCGACTGGTACTGGCAAACCGGGGAGCCGAAAGACAAAGCCGGCGGCTACGGGATCCAGGGGCTGGCGGGCCAGTTTGTGACCCATATCAAAGGCAGTTATAGCGCAGTGGTCGGCTTGCCTTTGTATGAAACCAGCGAATTACTCAGGGAAAACCAGGTGTTATGA
- the mreD gene encoding rod shape-determining protein MreD: MFSLRNYTIAISLLVALMLQIMPMPIVADPFRPDWVMLVLAYWTLALPQRVNVGVAFINGLLLDLLLGTTLGIHGFALSLVIFILAANYQRLRNYSVWQQAFMVGLLTSLYHLVIFWLQHLLTDIYFMFTYLWPVLTTMLFWPWCFLILRKVRRQLKVN, translated from the coding sequence ATGTTTAGCCTGCGTAATTACACTATTGCTATCAGCCTGCTGGTGGCATTAATGCTGCAAATCATGCCAATGCCGATTGTGGCCGATCCTTTCAGACCAGATTGGGTCATGCTGGTACTGGCGTACTGGACCCTGGCGTTGCCGCAACGGGTCAATGTGGGCGTGGCGTTTATCAACGGCCTGCTGCTGGATCTGTTACTGGGCACCACACTGGGTATTCATGGCTTTGCACTGAGTCTGGTGATCTTTATCCTGGCCGCGAATTACCAGCGCCTGCGGAACTACTCTGTGTGGCAACAGGCCTTTATGGTGGGCCTGCTGACCTCTTTGTATCACCTGGTGATTTTCTGGTTGCAGCATCTGCTTACTGACATCTATTTTATGTTTACGTACCTCTGGCCGGTGCTCACCACTATGTTGTTCTGGCCCTGGTGTTTTCTTATCCTGCGCAAAGTACGCCGACAACTCAAGGTGAATTGA
- the mreC gene encoding rod shape-determining protein MreC produces the protein MDTIFARGPSLVSRLVLASLLSLLLIILDHRLDSFSTVRLYLNSLVSPLQYMANLPGQMLNQASSAVTTQRELLDQNARLIRQNILMSEEIQRFNLLKKENDRLRSLLGSPVRPGVRKIVAELMAVDNNPYSHQIVINKGTINGVYEGQPVLDDKGIVGQVMQVGTTTSRVLLIADVTHGVPVRIVRNDVRLVASGSGQLSRLTINHVPHSTDIEVGDILVSSGLGHVFPEGYPVGEITAVVRDETRPFALIRAKPAAQLDRLKHLLLLWPDDAPQEPVIDQQQDPDV, from the coding sequence ATGGATACCATATTTGCCAGAGGCCCGTCACTGGTCAGCAGGTTAGTCCTTGCCAGCCTGCTGTCTTTACTGCTGATTATTCTCGACCACAGGCTCGACAGTTTCAGCACCGTAAGACTTTATCTCAACTCACTGGTCAGCCCTTTGCAGTATATGGCCAATTTACCGGGTCAGATGCTGAATCAGGCATCCAGTGCTGTGACTACCCAGCGTGAGTTGCTGGATCAGAATGCCCGTCTTATCCGGCAAAACATCCTCATGAGTGAAGAGATACAACGCTTTAACCTGCTGAAAAAAGAAAACGACAGATTACGCAGCCTGCTTGGTTCGCCGGTGCGGCCCGGGGTAAGAAAGATCGTTGCCGAGCTGATGGCCGTAGACAACAACCCCTACAGCCATCAGATTGTGATTAATAAAGGTACCATTAATGGTGTCTATGAAGGCCAGCCAGTACTGGATGACAAAGGCATTGTCGGCCAGGTCATGCAGGTAGGTACCACCACCAGCCGGGTGCTGCTGATCGCCGATGTGACCCACGGTGTACCGGTCAGAATTGTACGTAACGATGTGCGTCTGGTGGCTTCAGGCTCAGGGCAGTTATCGCGGCTGACGATCAATCATGTACCTCACAGCACAGATATCGAAGTGGGTGATATTCTGGTGTCGTCGGGCCTGGGTCACGTTTTCCCTGAAGGCTATCCGGTCGGTGAGATTACCGCGGTGGTCCGGGATGAAACCCGGCCCTTCGCCCTGATAAGAGCCAAACCAGCCGCGCAACTGGACAGACTCAAACACTTACTGTTGCTCTGGCCTGATGATGCACCGCAAGAGCCGGTAATTGACCAGCAACAGGATCCCGATGTTTAG
- a CDS encoding rod shape-determining protein, with protein sequence MFKKLRGMFSNDLSIDLGTANTLIYVKDQGIVLNEPSVVAIRQERAGGPKSVAAVGTEAKRMLGRTPGNIKAIRPMKDGVIADFYVTEKMLQYFIKQVHDNNFLRPSPRVLVCVPCGSTQVERRAIRESALGAGAREVFLIDEPMAAAIGSGLPVSEATGSMVVDIGGGTTEVAIISLNGVVYSSSVRIGGDKFDEAIINYIRRNFGSLIGEATAERIKHEIGAAYPGEEVREIEVRGRNLAEGVPRSFTLNSNEILEALQEPLTGIVSAVMVALEQSPPELASDISERGMVLTGGGALLKDLDRLLMEETGIPVVIADDPLTCVARGGGKALEMIDMHGGDLFSYE encoded by the coding sequence ATGTTCAAAAAGCTTCGTGGAATGTTCTCTAATGACTTATCTATCGACCTGGGTACAGCCAACACACTGATTTATGTGAAAGATCAGGGCATAGTGCTAAACGAACCTTCGGTGGTTGCCATTCGCCAGGAGCGAGCCGGTGGCCCCAAAAGTGTCGCAGCAGTAGGCACCGAAGCCAAGCGTATGCTGGGCCGTACCCCGGGCAATATCAAGGCCATCCGGCCAATGAAAGACGGCGTGATTGCCGACTTTTATGTTACCGAGAAAATGTTGCAGTATTTTATCAAACAGGTGCACGACAACAATTTCCTCCGCCCAAGCCCTCGCGTGCTGGTGTGTGTGCCCTGCGGCTCCACTCAGGTAGAGCGACGGGCTATCCGCGAATCCGCCCTTGGCGCTGGTGCACGGGAAGTGTTTCTGATTGATGAACCCATGGCGGCAGCCATCGGCTCCGGCCTGCCGGTTTCTGAAGCCACAGGTTCGATGGTGGTAGATATCGGTGGCGGTACCACTGAAGTGGCGATTATCTCACTTAACGGTGTGGTCTATTCATCATCGGTACGTATCGGTGGTGACAAATTTGATGAAGCCATTATCAATTATATTCGCCGTAATTTCGGCTCCCTGATTGGAGAAGCCACCGCTGAGCGCATCAAACATGAAATCGGCGCCGCTTACCCCGGTGAAGAAGTTCGCGAAATTGAAGTGCGTGGCCGTAATCTGGCCGAAGGGGTGCCCAGAAGTTTCACCCTCAACTCCAACGAAATTCTTGAAGCCCTGCAGGAACCCCTCACCGGCATCGTCTCTGCGGTGATGGTGGCACTGGAACAATCGCCACCAGAGCTGGCATCGGATATTTCCGAGCGCGGTATGGTACTGACCGGTGGTGGTGCATTACTCAAAGATCTCGATCGCCTGCTGATGGAAGAGACCGGCATTCCTGTGGTGATTGCCGATGATCCGCTCACCTGTGTGGCTCGCGGAGGCGGCAAGGCGCTGGAAATGATCGACATGCACGGCGGCGACCTGTTCAGTTACGAATAA